A single region of the Lycium barbarum isolate Lr01 chromosome 2, ASM1917538v2, whole genome shotgun sequence genome encodes:
- the LOC132627235 gene encoding bidirectional sugar transporter SWEET1-like, which translates to MGHVHVIRILHTTFGIFGNVFGILLFLAPMITFKRIIMKRSTEKFSGVPYLMSLFNCLFSAWYGLPFVSPNNKLLTVLASVGGALEAIYVLIFLIFSPKKEKFKISGILFLVLSIFSIVALVSVLTLHGNKRKLLCGLAFAITCIMMFGAPLTVMRLVIKSKSVEYMPFFLSLSIFNSSTTWAIYGLLGKDPFVTVPNAIGSLLACVQLILYVIYRDNKKKQDLEMEGSIETGLGIPQNELQKNMEASQLDNGL; encoded by the exons ATGGGTCATGTACATGTTATCAGAATTCTCCACACAACCTTCGGAATTTTTG GAAATGTTTTTGGCATATTACTCTTCTTGGCGCCCAT GATAACATTCAAAAGGATTATCATGAAGAGATCAACAGAGAAATTTTCAGGGGTGCCATATCTAATGAGTCTGTTCAACTGCTTGTTCTCAGCTTG GTATGGTCTGCCTTTTGTGTCACCAAACAACAAGTTGTTAACAGTCCTGGCTTCAGTTGGTGGTGCCTTGGAGGCAATTTATGTGTTGATTTTCCTCATATTTTCACCCAAGAAGGAGAAATTTAAGATTTCTGGAATTCTCTTTTTGGTCCTTTCCATCTTCTCAATCGTGGCTTTAGTGTCCGTGTTAACACTTCATGGCAATAAAAGGAAGCTCCTTTGTGGTTTAGCTTTCGCTATTACTTGTATTATGATGTTTGGTGCTCCTCTTACTGTAATG AGGCTGGTGATCAAATCTAAAAGTGTGGAGTACATGCCCTTCTTCTTGTCACTATCCATTTTCAACTCTAGTACCACATGGGCAATCTACGGCTTGCTTGGCAAGGACCCTTTTGTTACT GTACCAAACGCAATCGGATCTCTATTAGCATGTGTGCAACTGATTTTGTACGTAATTTATCGCGATAACAAGAAGAAACAAGACCTCGAAATGGAGGGTTCAATCGAAACAGGGCTTGGAATACCCCAAAACGAGTTACAGAAAAATATGGAAGCAAGTCAGCTGGATAACGGACTATAG
- the LOC132627234 gene encoding bidirectional sugar transporter SWEET1-like isoform X2 produces MNRSTEQFSGIPYVMTLLNCLLSTWYGLPFVSPNNILVSIINGTGAGLEAFYVLVFLIFAPKKEKAKISGLLFVVLSIFSTVALVSMLALHGNKRKAFCGSAAAIFSIIMYGSPLAIMRLVIKTKSVEYMPFLLSLFVFLCGTSWFVYGLLGKDPFIAVPNGVGGLLGTAQLILYAIYRGNKGKGKKGEENGKADMELGKPQEKEVPNTQNGDANA; encoded by the exons ATGAATAGGTCAACAGAGCAATTCTCAGGCATACCATATGTAATGACTCTGCTCAACTGCTTGCTCTCTACTTG GTATGGTCTGCCATTTGTGTCACCAAACAATATATTGGTATCAATTATCAATGGCACAGGTGCAGGACTTGAGGCATTTTATGTGTTGGTATTCCTCATATTTGCACCCAAGAAGGAAAAGGCAAAAATCTCTGGACTTCTATTTGTTGTCCTTTCCATATTCTCAACTGTGGCATTAGTCTCAATGTTAGCCCTCCATGGCAATAAAAGGAAGGCCTTTTGTGGCTCTGCTGCTGCAATTTTCTCCATCATTATGTATGGTTCTCCTTTGGCAATTATG AGGCTAGTGATCAAGACTAAAAGCGTGGAGTACATGCCCTTCCTCTTGTCCTTGTTTGTCTTTCTATGTGGTACCTCATGGTTTGTCTATGGATTGCTTGGAAAGGACCCATTCATTGCA GTACCAAATGGAGTAGGAGGTTTGCTGGGAACAGCACAACTGATATTGTATGCAATTTATAGAGGCAACAAAGGAAAAGGCAAGAAAGGTGAGGAAAATGGAAAGGCAGATATGGAATTAGGGAAACCCCAAGAGAAGGAAGTACCTAACACCCAAAATGGTGATGCAAACGCATGA
- the LOC132627234 gene encoding bidirectional sugar transporter SWEET1-like isoform X1 has translation MAIIKILHTLFGIFGNITGLFLFLAPMITFKRVIMNRSTEQFSGIPYVMTLLNCLLSTWYGLPFVSPNNILVSIINGTGAGLEAFYVLVFLIFAPKKEKAKISGLLFVVLSIFSTVALVSMLALHGNKRKAFCGSAAAIFSIIMYGSPLAIMRLVIKTKSVEYMPFLLSLFVFLCGTSWFVYGLLGKDPFIAVPNGVGGLLGTAQLILYAIYRGNKGKGKKGEENGKADMELGKPQEKEVPNTQNGDANA, from the exons ATGGCAATCATCAAAATTCTCCACACTTTGTTTGGGATTTTTG GCAATATTACTGGCTTGTTTCTTTTCTTGGCTCCCAT GATTACATTCAAGAGGGTTATTATGAATAGGTCAACAGAGCAATTCTCAGGCATACCATATGTAATGACTCTGCTCAACTGCTTGCTCTCTACTTG GTATGGTCTGCCATTTGTGTCACCAAACAATATATTGGTATCAATTATCAATGGCACAGGTGCAGGACTTGAGGCATTTTATGTGTTGGTATTCCTCATATTTGCACCCAAGAAGGAAAAGGCAAAAATCTCTGGACTTCTATTTGTTGTCCTTTCCATATTCTCAACTGTGGCATTAGTCTCAATGTTAGCCCTCCATGGCAATAAAAGGAAGGCCTTTTGTGGCTCTGCTGCTGCAATTTTCTCCATCATTATGTATGGTTCTCCTTTGGCAATTATG AGGCTAGTGATCAAGACTAAAAGCGTGGAGTACATGCCCTTCCTCTTGTCCTTGTTTGTCTTTCTATGTGGTACCTCATGGTTTGTCTATGGATTGCTTGGAAAGGACCCATTCATTGCA GTACCAAATGGAGTAGGAGGTTTGCTGGGAACAGCACAACTGATATTGTATGCAATTTATAGAGGCAACAAAGGAAAAGGCAAGAAAGGTGAGGAAAATGGAAAGGCAGATATGGAATTAGGGAAACCCCAAGAGAAGGAAGTACCTAACACCCAAAATGGTGATGCAAACGCATGA
- the LOC132628909 gene encoding uncharacterized protein LOC132628909 yields MKQEINNFMQTDTESVYQAWERLNSMLRKFPHHGIQDSDILYIFYHGLKPSARNVIDAASGGSIMGKTTAEAIQLLNEISENAIQWPSDRMIIKKAEGVNPVEALNSLTQQIAALTQKVEAIQVNAHSPSQLENCDVCGGSPMEQKHPGFQWSNPNGAENSQRFFNQKQQVQAPPGFQNQNRGQQSFQQYEQQPQRTHQPGLEDLIYKYIKTADEKMESQNSAIKNLEIQVSQLATLMSGQIQGTLPSNTEKNPREHLKAIALRSGKALDDPYADRQGTPREVEQLYINIPFTDALTQMPSYAKFLKDILSSKRKLEELSVVKLTEKCSAILQNKLPQKLSDPGSFTIPCTLGGAHFEKALCDSGASINLMPFSNFRKLELGEIKDTSVSLQLSDQSTKKPKGIIENVLVRVDKFIFPADFIVLEMEENTEVPLMLGRPFLATGRSIIDVHQGQLILRVDEERVIFDMQKIMKFPEDELSSSCFQIDLLNDLADEYKDDQLITYSLERCLSKLGSTSDDDPIIKEEAETLEKDFKNEEVPPEVQPKIELKTLPSHLKYVFLESEFFPVIISSSLTTVRKSEDLLFLYYRNTYQRI; encoded by the exons ATGAAACAAGAAATCAATAATTTTATGCAGACAGATACTGAATCTGTATACCAGGCATGGGAAAGATTAAACTCAATGTTAAGAAAATTCCCGCATCATGGTATCCAAGATTCtgatattttatatattttttatcatgGTCTTAAACCCTCTGCTAGAAATGTAATTGATGCAGCATCAGGAGGATCTATAATGGGCAAAACCACTGCAGAAGCCATACAATTACTGAATGAAATTTCAGAAAATGCTATTCAATGGCCTTCAGACAGAATGATTATCAAGAAAGCAGAAGGAGTGAATCCAGTTGAAGCTTTAAATTCATTGACACAACAAATTGCAGCTCTCACACAAAAAGTCGAGGCTATTCAGGTAAATGCGCACTCACCATCTCAACTTGAGAATTGTGATGTATGTGGAG GTAGTCCTATGGAACAAAAACATCCAGGATTCCAATGGAGTAATCCTAATGGTGCTGAAAATTCCCAACGATTTTTTAATCAAAAGCAACAAGTACAGGCACCACCTGGTTTTCAAAATCAAAACAGAGGGCAGCAAAGTTTTCAACAGTACGAACAACAGCCCCAAAGAACGCATCAGCCAGGCCTTGAAGACTTGATATACAAATACATTAAGACTGCTGATGAAAAAATGGAAAGCCAAAATTCAGCCATCAAAAATTTGGAAATTCAGGTAAGCCAATTAGCAACCCTCATGTCAGGACAAATTCAAGGTACTCTACCGAGCAATACCGAGAAGAATCCAAGGGAGCACCTCAAAGCCATTGCCCTACGGTCAGGTAAAGCTCTTGATGATCCATATGCGGATCGACAAGGAACTCCACGAGAGGTAGAACAG CTTTACATTAATATACCTTTCACAGATGCTTTGACACAAATGCCTTCTTATGCTAAATTTCTGAAAGATATTTTGTCAAGTAAAAGAAAATTGGAAGAACTTTCTGTCGTTAAGCTTACAGAAAAATGTAGTGCTATACTTCAAAATAAGCTTCCACAAAAACTTAGTGATCCAGGAAGTTTTACAATTCCTTGCACTCTAGGAGGTGCTCATTTTGAAAAAGCATTATGTGATTCAGGTGCATCAATAAATCTAATGCCTTTTTCaaattttaggaaattagaacttGGTGAAATAAAAGACACTAGTGTGTCTCTTCAACTGTCGGATCAAAGTACTAAAAAACCGAAAGGAATAATTGAAAATGTTCTTGTAAGAGTCGACAAATTTATATTCCCAGCAGATTTTATAGTACTTGAAATGGAAGAAAATACTGAGGTGCCATTAATGTTAGGTAGACCATTTCTCGCTACAGGTAGATCAATTATTGATGTCCATCAAGGACAATTGATACTACGAGTTGATGAAGAAAGAGTGATTTTTGACATGCAGAAAATAATGAAATTTCCCGAGGATGAGTTATCATCTTCTTGTTTTCAAATTGACCTGCTAAATGATCTTGCAGATGAATACAAAGATGATCAGTTGATTACTTATTCATTGGAAAGATGTTTGTCCAAATTAGGTTCGACAAGTGATGATGACCCCATAATAAAAGAAGAAGCTGAAACACTTGAAAAAGATTTCAAAAATGAGGAAGTCCCACCAGAAGTTCAACCAAAAATTGAACTCAAAACTCTTCCTTCTCATTTGAAATATGTTTTTCTTGAATCTGAATTTTTTCCAGTAATCATATCATCTTCTTTAACTACAGTGAGAAAATCAGAAGATTTGCTATTCCTATACTACCGTAATACATATCAGAGAATATAA